Proteins encoded by one window of Tunturibacter psychrotolerans:
- a CDS encoding LLM class flavin-dependent oxidoreductase, producing MRYGFWLPVFGGWLRNVDDEKMAASWEYVRDLAKKAETIGYDLTLIAELNLNDIKGMDAPSLDAWSTTAALAAVTEKLELMVAVRPTFHNPALLAKQAATVDQMSRGRLTLNVVSSWWKDEATKYGVHFDEHDDRYARTSEWLDVVDGCWKTQGFSYKGSYYDVRENVLSPKPVSKPRPTLYAGGESETAKNLIASKCDAYLMHGDAPEAVGKKIADMRERREKLGLGPMTFGVAGYAIVRDSEAEALREVERITDVKQSARGYANYEQWVTGSNLQTEISLKDYSVSNRGLRCGFVGTPEQVSERMEEFAAVGVDLVLLQSSPQAEEMERFGAQVIRKTAGATA from the coding sequence ATGCGATATGGTTTCTGGTTGCCGGTATTTGGCGGCTGGCTGCGCAACGTCGATGACGAGAAGATGGCCGCGAGCTGGGAGTATGTGCGCGACCTGGCGAAGAAGGCCGAGACGATTGGCTACGATCTGACGCTGATTGCCGAATTGAATCTGAACGACATTAAGGGTATGGACGCTCCTTCGCTCGATGCGTGGTCGACTACAGCGGCGCTGGCTGCGGTGACGGAAAAATTGGAGTTGATGGTTGCGGTGCGGCCTACGTTTCATAATCCGGCGCTGCTGGCGAAGCAGGCCGCTACGGTTGACCAGATGTCGCGTGGACGGCTGACGCTGAATGTGGTGTCGAGCTGGTGGAAGGATGAGGCGACCAAGTACGGTGTTCACTTCGATGAGCATGACGACCGCTATGCGCGGACGTCGGAGTGGCTTGATGTTGTGGATGGGTGCTGGAAGACGCAGGGATTTTCTTATAAAGGCTCCTACTACGACGTGCGGGAGAATGTGCTTTCTCCCAAGCCGGTGAGCAAGCCTCGGCCTACGCTGTATGCGGGCGGTGAGTCAGAGACAGCGAAGAACCTGATTGCCTCGAAGTGCGATGCTTACCTGATGCATGGCGATGCGCCCGAGGCCGTGGGGAAGAAGATTGCCGATATGCGTGAGCGAAGGGAGAAGCTGGGGTTGGGGCCGATGACCTTTGGCGTGGCCGGGTATGCGATTGTGAGGGACTCGGAGGCGGAGGCGCTGCGCGAGGTGGAGCGGATTACGGATGTGAAGCAGTCGGCGCGTGGATATGCGAACTATGAGCAGTGGGTTACGGGTTCGAATCTGCAGACGGAGATCTCGCTGAAGGACTATTCGGTTTCGAATCGCGGGCTGCGGTGCGGGTTTGTGGGGACGCCGGAGCAGGTGTCGGAGCGGATGGAAGAGTTTGCCGCGGTGGGGGTTGATCTGGTGTTGCTTCAGTCTAGTCCGCAAGCGGAGGAGATGGAGCGGTTTGGGGCACAGGTGATCCGCAAAACGGCAGGGGCGACAGCTTAG
- a CDS encoding ATP-grasp domain-containing protein, producing MSSRQSLPIAIYYEQPIWFKLLFEELDRRGANYVKLSAVEHSYGPEDHPEEKYAVVLNKMSPSAWNRGHGDQIFYTLGYLEHLEKRGVRVVNGVRAFRSELSKAAQLSMLEALGLGYPKARVIHRASQASAAAEGLRFPVVVKPNIGGSGSGVVKFQTKEHLAEASATEDGLALGMDSTGLVQEFVPARGSYIVRVEVLNGKFLYAIKIHITGETFDLCPADICKTPLGVELDRAACPIDAAKDGLAVEAFDAPPDVIEEVERLMAAAGIELGGVEFMVDDRDGVRMYYDINALSNFVADGPKVVGFNPFVKLADWLEAEAKIVNERRAGVQELAEVGR from the coding sequence ATGTCCAGCCGTCAGTCTTTGCCTATTGCGATCTATTATGAGCAGCCGATCTGGTTCAAGCTTTTATTTGAGGAGCTGGATCGTCGTGGTGCCAACTACGTGAAGCTGAGTGCGGTGGAACATAGTTATGGGCCGGAGGATCATCCGGAGGAGAAGTACGCGGTGGTTCTGAACAAGATGAGCCCCTCGGCGTGGAATCGTGGGCATGGAGATCAGATCTTTTATACGTTGGGGTATTTGGAGCATCTGGAGAAGCGCGGCGTTCGCGTGGTGAATGGCGTCAGGGCTTTTCGGAGCGAGCTGTCGAAGGCGGCGCAGCTTTCGATGCTTGAGGCGCTGGGGCTGGGGTATCCGAAGGCGCGGGTGATTCATCGGGCTTCGCAGGCTAGCGCGGCGGCGGAAGGGTTGCGCTTCCCTGTTGTGGTGAAGCCGAATATCGGTGGCAGCGGAAGCGGCGTGGTGAAGTTCCAGACGAAGGAGCATCTGGCGGAGGCTTCGGCGACCGAAGACGGGCTGGCGCTAGGGATGGATTCGACGGGGTTGGTGCAGGAGTTTGTTCCGGCGCGTGGATCGTATATCGTTCGCGTTGAGGTGTTGAACGGAAAGTTTTTGTACGCGATTAAGATACATATTACGGGCGAGACGTTTGACCTTTGCCCGGCGGATATCTGCAAGACACCGCTGGGGGTTGAGCTGGATCGTGCGGCTTGCCCGATCGATGCGGCCAAGGATGGGTTGGCGGTGGAGGCCTTCGATGCGCCGCCTGATGTGATTGAAGAGGTGGAGCGACTGATGGCCGCGGCGGGAATTGAGTTGGGCGGTGTGGAGTTTATGGTCGATGATCGCGATGGAGTGAGGATGTACTACGACATCAATGCGCTCTCGAACTTTGTCGCGGATGGGCCGAAGGTGGTTGGGTTTAATCCGTTTGTGAAGCTGGCGGATTGGCTGGAGGCTGAGGCCAAGATCGTCAATGAGCGTCGCGCTGGTGTGCAGGAGCTTGCCGAGGTGGGACGGTGA
- a CDS encoding quinone oxidoreductase family protein → MLYPEPVMQAIQILTTGSADVLTFTELPTPTPGPGEALIRIEASGVNFIDTYFREGRYPAKLPYTLGQEAAGTIVSVASDVTTFKPGDRVAWCLIPGTYAQFAVAPAARLVAIPDGVTTQQAAAAILQGMTADYLLRAAYPVQPGDEVLIHAGAGGTGLLFIQMAKALGARVFTTVSTEEKATLARAAGADEIIFYTQEDFAAKVKSLTGNKGLPVVYDSVGKTTFEQSLQCLRPRGVMVLFGGASGAVPPFDLIRLSTMGSLFITRPTLKDYTATRADLETRANDVFDAIANGTLRLRVEHVYPLADAAQAHRDLESRRTTGKILLIP, encoded by the coding sequence ATGTTGTACCCTGAACCAGTCATGCAAGCCATCCAGATCCTCACCACCGGCTCCGCCGACGTCCTCACCTTCACCGAGCTTCCCACGCCAACCCCAGGCCCCGGCGAAGCTCTCATCCGCATCGAAGCCTCCGGCGTCAACTTCATCGACACCTACTTCCGCGAGGGCCGCTACCCCGCGAAACTCCCCTACACCCTCGGCCAGGAAGCCGCCGGCACCATCGTCTCTGTCGCCTCCGACGTCACCACCTTCAAGCCCGGTGATCGCGTAGCGTGGTGCCTCATCCCCGGCACCTACGCCCAGTTTGCCGTCGCTCCCGCAGCCCGTCTCGTAGCCATCCCCGATGGCGTCACCACCCAGCAAGCCGCCGCCGCGATCCTCCAGGGCATGACCGCCGACTATCTCCTCCGCGCCGCCTACCCCGTTCAGCCAGGCGACGAGGTCCTCATCCACGCAGGCGCAGGCGGCACCGGCCTCCTCTTCATCCAGATGGCGAAAGCCCTCGGCGCCCGTGTCTTCACCACCGTCTCCACCGAAGAAAAAGCCACCCTCGCCCGCGCAGCCGGGGCCGACGAGATCATCTTCTACACCCAGGAAGACTTCGCCGCAAAGGTCAAATCCCTGACCGGCAACAAAGGCCTTCCCGTCGTCTATGACTCAGTCGGCAAAACCACCTTCGAGCAGTCTCTCCAGTGCCTCCGCCCGCGTGGTGTCATGGTCCTCTTCGGCGGAGCCAGCGGAGCCGTCCCACCCTTCGATCTCATCCGCCTCTCCACCATGGGCTCCCTCTTCATCACTCGCCCCACCCTCAAGGATTACACCGCTACCCGCGCCGATCTCGAAACCCGCGCAAACGATGTCTTCGATGCAATCGCAAACGGCACACTAAGGCTCCGCGTCGAACACGTCTACCCACTCGCCGACGCCGCCCAGGCCCACCGTGATCTCGAGTCCCGTCGAACCACAGGCAAAATCCTCCTCATCCCCTGA